One Amaranthus tricolor cultivar Red isolate AtriRed21 chromosome 1, ASM2621246v1, whole genome shotgun sequence DNA window includes the following coding sequences:
- the LOC130816415 gene encoding serine/threonine-protein phosphatase 7 long form homolog translates to MAMPGPVHPLVLTLQDDALEDDADDVTVDRHARAYILYLFGCILFPDKSGDSVQLIYLPLLGDLERIDEYSWGSATLAYLYRNLCRAFRKGAKDIGGCLMLLQIWSWEHIHIGRPIIRTIRPNGQHDQEDDADDFEPVLGSQHRRGMDPLAVSWLRVYLSRSHSPHTLVYYRDALDRQRNEQMTWQPYTVAKMDALLHICTSGHEIWRSRCPLICFDIVELRLPDRVMRQFGLEQVIPHACDTQPQLHAIYRRTGDKNYVLRHRSHVDAWNDRASRLVRRDNFTGHSTGMYMSWYGRISILRLTNTAFAQPGSHYHPTSKLLCNDTIQGAATLPVDVGYRLCSQTLGSINASLTDALSQAGYEYLIPTPPVIGEVDDTFHTPSPRSSAHKGSSSGGSSSRSTRGRQRSSTRGRSSRSPSSSGTMSPFVPPTSITTPPPHPSPPQRIITYQGASQRRVPALNVIAEVDEFTPSSSTGAQNKRGRGL, encoded by the exons atggcgatgccgggtCCAGTTCATCCATtagtgcttacgcttcaggaTGACGCGCTGGAGGATGACGCAGATGATGTGACGGTTGATAGACATGCGCGAGCTTAcatcttgtacctgtttggatgcatcttgtttccagacaagagcggcgactcggtacagttgatctatctccctctactgggagacttggagcgcATAGATGAAtacagttggggaagtgctaccctagcgtatctgtatcgtaacttatgtcgagcatttcgtaagggtgccaaggacattggtggctgcttgatgttgttacagatatggtcatgggagcacattcatatagggaggcccattattcggacgattcgacccaatgggcaacatgatcaggaagacgacgcggatgattttgaaccggtgttagggtcacagcatcggcgcgggatggatcctttagcagtaag ctggcttcgcgtatatctttcgagatcccactccccacatactctcgtctactacagagacgcacttgatcgacaacggaacgagcag atgacatggcagccttacacagtGGCTAAGATGGACGCTCTACTGCACATATGTACATcaggccacgagatttggagatcgcgttgtccacttatttgctttgacattgtCGAGCTACGTCTTCCagatcgtgtcatgcgtcaattcggtttggagcaggttattccgcatgcctgtgacacccaacctcaactacatgcgatctatcgaaggactggggacaagaactacgtcctacgacatagatcgcacgtagatgcgtggaatgaccgagcatctCGTTTGGTTCGAagagataacttcacaggtcatagcactggcatgtacatgagttggtacgggcgtatctccatattacgcctaacgaacaccgcatttgcgcagccaggatcacattaccatccgacatctaagttactg tgcaatgacacgattcaaggggccgctacattACCGGTTGATGTagggtatcggctatgttctcagaccctaGGCTCTATCAACGCGtcattgaccgatgcattgagtcaggcggggtatgagtacctcataccgactccacccgtcattggcgaggtagatgacacattccacactccttctccaaggagttcagcCCATAAAGGTAGCTCTTCtggaggatccagttctcggtccacacgaggtcgccagcgttcatctactcgaggtcggtcttccagatcgccatcgtCATCCGGTACTATGTCGCCATTCGTTCCTCCAACTTCCATcaccactcctcctccacatccatcgcctccgcaaaggatcatcacatatcagGGTGCTAGTCAACGGCGAgttcctgctcttaatgtcattgcggaggttgacgagttcacaccatcatcatccaccggtgcgcaaaacaaaaggggccgggggttgtag